The following are from one region of the Paenibacillus sp. KS-LC4 genome:
- a CDS encoding restriction endonuclease subunit S, producing the protein MDREQAYMRMLGATANMQWNVALILEAKAQEAEKARNWICNHIHTGTFPGDQTQLKQTLGVHDQMVETIEGINKMSQGIVSVLKAVLQKEGEDSHSSGSEFHFGGGFGGGN; encoded by the coding sequence ATGGACCGAGAGCAAGCCTATATGCGCATGTTGGGCGCTACAGCCAATATGCAGTGGAACGTGGCGCTAATTTTGGAGGCGAAGGCGCAGGAAGCGGAGAAGGCCCGTAACTGGATATGCAATCATATTCACACGGGCACTTTTCCAGGCGACCAGACGCAGCTTAAGCAGACGCTAGGTGTACATGACCAGATGGTTGAGACGATTGAGGGCATTAACAAAATGAGCCAAGGCATTGTATCCGTGCTCAAAGCCGTATTGCAGAAGGAAGGCGAGGATAGCCATTCCTCCGGCTCGGAATTTCACTTTGGCGGCGGATTCGGTGGCGGGAATTGA
- a CDS encoding nucleoside-diphosphate sugar epimerase: protein MQHIVTEIIEHLSHSNSQMARVLEAKRHVTVRMAEIVKSLPDHGPNLGGVDDLLGESQALLGSVIAYLNSMAELQETLASQLSYTIKELNPGEEE from the coding sequence ATGCAGCATATCGTAACCGAAATTATTGAGCATTTATCCCATTCCAACAGCCAGATGGCACGTGTGCTGGAAGCAAAGCGCCATGTCACGGTACGAATGGCCGAAATTGTGAAAAGCCTCCCTGATCATGGGCCGAATTTGGGCGGCGTGGACGATCTGCTTGGGGAATCGCAGGCGCTGCTGGGCAGTGTAATTGCTTATTTAAACAGCATGGCTGAGCTGCAAGAGACGCTGGCATCTCAACTGTCTTATACGATAAAAGAGCTGAACCCAGGCGAGGAAGAATGA